The sequence below is a genomic window from Tubulanus polymorphus chromosome 1, tnTubPoly1.2, whole genome shotgun sequence.
TATTTGTAATATAAATCGCGACTTTATTTCATTAAGCAAATACCGTAACATACAGTGCCATAAACATACATACAGATTCATAGGTCTTCATAACCAAATATGTTTTAAATAGTAAATTAAAAACTAAGGCAAACGGGGAAACCTAAGCTTTTGTATATATCGGGGGTGCTTGATACTTGTCTTTGTATAGTCTAGTACAGTATAAGAAAGTTGAGAAATGAAGGTATCAACTGAATTGACTAGATTGATTAAGAATAGAAATGCGGGTATTATATGTCATATCTTAAGAAACGTAATTTTATTCGATCATTTGAAATAGTTGGCTAATTTGGCTGTTTTATAGTCTGCCCTTAACTGTACGAAAGACTGAAGCACCATTTTTTCCAATCCAGCCtgaagtaataaaatatatatcaatgattataattttctcTTGAAGATGGACCTAAAAAGGCTTTCTATTAtgtcatttattttcaaaatctttgaTAACGACTTACCAATTGTTCTCCAGTACAAACTTGCTTCAGATTTTCTGGCACAACCACTAACAAATTACATAACGCATGTAACGTATCAAATAGCTGCGAAATCAATGGGATTTTGAATTCTTTAACACACCTTCTGTATTCATTCACATCACATATTGCCAACATAGcacctgaaaatagaaatcaccattTATATATCTGTACCACAACGTTATGATTGCATCTTGAAGGTTTGAATGGTCGTAGATAAAGAAGGGTTACTGAGATGAGTTTATGATATGAAGTACTGTAAGAAGTTTTCGTTCATTATTTAGTTTCAGCTCCGCGTAAATTTTAATTAAGTAACGTACCAATAgaattgtattgaaattgCAGTAAATGATCATAGACTACACGATGTAGACGTGTGCCAAATTCCATCAATACAGCTTCGACATTCTTGCCATCTAAACTATCTCGTATTATACCTAGTTGTTGTCCAACAAATTTCACTACTTTAGAACATGGCTGTTAGATAAGAAATAAATGCCAGTTGATTAATACAAAACGTTACAGTTCATAATCATGTGTGGAGTTTAGCTCGAGGAGTCGTACGAAATTGCAAAATTTAAGTTAGAACATACAGGTGAAGACATTTGCAGTAGAGCATCATCTTCTGGTTTGAAGTCAGTCTTTTTCTGTTCTGTTGTCAGAATATGTTTTATCCAACCAACAATAGCGAGCAAACTCCTGACAAatgaaatcataatgattttaatcatAATCAGCAATAGTAAATTATCTATCGATGTTAATATACCTGTCGATTCCAGTGTCCATCTTGTTTTCCATTAATTCCATTAAATCTCGTTTCCCCTGAAGACAGTCactatgaatcggtgatgaaCTGAAGCAAATGAACGTCATGTGTAAATTGTCATAGTCAATACTTCAATATACTAATGAATAGAAAGGTACCGGTAACCAAGTAACATACCTGACTAGTGGAATTAAACTGTCACTGAACAACTTTTCAAACAGATggaaaatggtattggcttgGCCGACCACATCAAATAGATAAATCTCTGGTTGCACTTTAGGCTCAGCAATAGGTATCCctgtaattgaaaatgttatgtCAAAGTGAGCAAAATATATCTACCTCGATTCGTTGTCAGTGGTGTAGCTACTATGGTGTAGCCAGCATGTAGCCTAGACCAACAATTTTTTTGGCCAagatatcatttttaaaccACCTTTCATTCAAATCCTTAAACTTGCTGCACACGTATAAATTACAAGTATAAGTCTAAGTAATGTAACAGTCTAAAATACACCTCTTTACTCTCTTgatttttattgtttaaaagggatattgaaataatagtgacaaatatttcatttttttgcgaCTACTAGTTTTAAAGTCCTAGCTAAGCCCCAGGTTGTCTTAATATCATATTCCCTGTGATCAAATGCACTGCTATTGCAAATCTTTTATGAAGTTCTCGAAGAGTTCCCAATCTGAGTAAATCATAGTTCGCtgtatattgaaatttttaaagtACATGCAAGATCGAGATATATCTACCTTGTAAACCAAGTTCTAACGCATAGTCTATGTGATCAGTAATCAGAAATTGTACTAAGATCTCAAATATCTTCATCGCATTTTTTGGCAGATTAGACTGCGATGATAGCtatacatgaaaaaaataagtATTCGTTAGGTAGATACAGTATGTACGAGTATAACAATAATATAAACTGTAAGTTTGCTCACATTTTTGCATCTTTTGAATGCGAGTTTGAATTCCTGAAGCAAATTAATCGCAACTTCTTGTGACAGGAATGTTTCTCCGCCATATGTCTCAATGTTGCCTCCGAGTTTAGCATGTATATCACGTCTGAACTCGTGAATCCTAAAAAAACATGTCTCAAATGTGCCTGTCACGTAGATCGACGATTTTATCACTGGTATATGATTTAACTTACGCTCCAGTTTGAATCTGTTTCTTTTGATGATTCTTTGATTCATAATAACGAGCTAGAATAacggatgattttttttccaaGAAGTTTGTCTCCATGCTATAGTGTAAAATTAAATACTCATAAATTCAGAAACTCTGGTTGATGAATGATTCTCCAATATTTCAGCCGAgtttaatataatatatatatagataatcTATGTTTGATATAAGAATTTTACATACCTGATGTAGGTTTCAAGGTATTTGATGAAGATTCCTTTGGTTAACTTAGTTAGGAATGTAGAATCAGATCCCATGTTGTAAATGGACAGTTCATTTGAAAGTTTCGACGTCCTGAATTTttagaaatgtaatgaaaatcAACTGTAGTACAGTGAAATCCTTACTGTGGGTATGTACGCGGAAATGTAATGTTACATTTGGACATACCTTATGTAAAGCTGATTGAGGTTCTGTAGATATTTTTCAGGATCATTCGTATTTGAAAGTTGAGAATTGATATGTGcctagaaaaaaagcaaactACATAATGTCACacaaaatcatcagaaaatacAAAACTGTAGTAACTCATACACGCATACTAGAAGTTTTCCCTGGTATATGTTCATCACAAACTTTGCCATCACAGCTTCAGGATTAATGAACACTTGTTGTATGAGTTGATGAGCATTGAAACACAGTGGTAACACATCCGTAAATACATCATTAGTGAAGCAGCCCTAAAACAAAACAGTGATTATTAACATATCTATAAAGCGCAAAGATACAAATCTTGGAAGGACATTAAACATAACTTACACGCTGACTTTCTTCTACAAAGGCATCGATGCACTGAGGATATCCCTAAATGAAGAATATTCTCATATGTTATTCTGAACATCTGTACCttgatttaatacaaaatTGTCTCCTGTAATAACTTACTTTGAAATGTGATAATGTTGTCGCAATAGTTTTCATTGTTTGTTTATCTTTGTCATTATGTGCATGcacaaaattttcaattagatgTTTTTCAATGTCGTCATACTTTgctggaaaaaaaaacagtgatATAATCAGCATGACAAACATGCAATATTCTTACATCTTTTACTTAACTATGATGGCAACTAACCAGAAATTCGAGTTTTTGCATCttgaaatctgaaaatgagtaatattcaaatgattgaaaggtatttcaatttcacaccCGTAATGGCTAGGGGCCTAATCTAAAAGAGGAAGAAAAAAGTCACCTACTTCGAATCTTGCGGCAGTTCTTGTGAAATCAGGtacaatttttgaataatatcagcAGCTAGATGCACCTAAACAAGAGCACTTTTTAATATATACCGAGTATCTtttcatacttattttagttagaaaaaataacaattttgcAAGTCACAACTTCATACCTGCATTGCATCAGTAAATACATCAGACTTCAAAGGTTCATTCGTtagaaattcagaaaaataattcatgagTTTTTGGGCCTCTACCGCTCTTGCACGAGGAATGTTCACCCCTTCAAGTTGATCACCCAGGTGAACCACTTTAGTTGCCACATAATTGATTCTTTCATCCAAATCTTGAAAATGGGTATGAGTTGTCTGAAAGATACTCAATATTTCATGATTGTGAAATCATTGCAATTTCATTGATTCTACAGCGATTTCAAGGAGTCAACAAGGTGGCCAGTTTCAATTACTTGACTTGATCTTTCCCTGACTATACCCTGACATTTAAGTTCTTTTCCTTGACTTAATCTGGTAAGATCTattaagaaattaattaagtcaaatacgtaagaaGAGGTGGATACTTCATGTATTTGATTATACACGTATTATAGCAATCTCAACATATTTCCAATTTCTCTTTCTtatccctgatttttagcttctttacaaaattccctgacttttttgaagaacagaaaattcatcgacttttccctgattttaggttttagtggccaccctgttctTTGTAACTGCATTAATCACAAACCTGTATATTCTTATGAAGCTCTGCAATTTTTTgccaatgatttttttcttgctCTTTGCAAAGTGCTTCCAACTTTTCAGAccgtttttcaatttttgtatTGTAGTCTTTCAATTCGGCGATTGtcttttcaaatgttttgatcAAAAGATCCGGATCAAAATCATCGATTCCTCCTTTAGTCAAATTCGTCGTACGCCACGCAATTCTTTCAACATAATCCTCCGGATCAAAAGGTTCCTATAAAGCAATAAAACATCCCAAGTACTGactcattttgtaaactcTTTGATAAATCAGACCCTTATTGTAAAAAgtgtatataaaatgaatatacataGAACCTGGATCTGGGACATTGGACGATTCAAACTTCAAATATGAGCCCCAGTGAATTTAAGTGCATAATCTCGAATGTTGGGGGCGTGTTATTTCTACACTGTCACTGACTGGTCTGGTGGTTTACCTGTTCCAGTTCTTCTTGGTTTATCTCCATTTTGTCTCATCAATTATTGGCCAACACAAGCTgtgacattttctgaaatataatcattcagAAAAGGGTGAAAACGTTATCATTATTAGGCTGGCAGGAGTCATGTCAGAATTGTattaattcaataattgaattgaatttatcctCGGCTTCCAAGCAAGCTTG
It includes:
- the LOC141905110 gene encoding exocyst complex component 5-like, translated to MEINQEELEQEPFDPEDYVERIAWRTTNLTKGGIDDFDPDLLIKTFEKTIAELKDYNTKIEKRSEKLEALCKEQEKNHWQKIAELHKNIQTTHTHFQDLDERINYVATKVVHLGDQLEGVNIPRARAVEAQKLMNYFSEFLTNEPLKSDVFTDAMQVHLAADIIQKLYLISQELPQDSKFQDAKTRISAKYDDIEKHLIENFVHAHNDKDKQTMKTIATTLSHFKGYPQCIDAFVEESQRGCFTNDVFTDVLPLCFNAHQLIQQVFINPEAVMAKFVMNIYQGKLLAHINSQLSNTNDPEKYLQNLNQLYIRTSKLSNELSIYNMGSDSTFLTKLTKGIFIKYLETYISMETNFLEKKSSVILARYYESKNHQKKQIQTGAIHEFRRDIHAKLGGNIETYGGETFLSQEVAINLLQEFKLAFKRCKNLSSQSNLPKNAMKIFEILVQFLITDHIDYALELGLQGIPIAEPKVQPEIYLFDVVGQANTIFHLFEKLFSDSLIPLVSSSPIHSDCLQGKRDLMELMENKMDTGIDRSLLAIVGWIKHILTTEQKKTDFKPEDDALLQMSSPPCSKVVKFVGQQLGIIRDSLDGKNVEAVLMEFGTRLHRVVYDHLLQFQYNSIGAMLAICDVNEYRRCVKEFKIPLISQLFDTLHALCNLLVVVPENLKQVCTGEQLAGLEKMVLQSFVQLRADYKTAKLANYFK